The following proteins are encoded in a genomic region of Sneathiella marina:
- a CDS encoding ABC transporter substrate-binding protein, whose translation MIKKLCESARPILLAAFCLGASLEFSRFSYAETGISDTEILFGQSAAIEGPASALGQGMRDGILAAFHEANEMGGVHGRRLALKSYDDGYDPGKAIENVNQLLEVDKVFALIGGVGTPTAKAVQPIATHANIPFIAPFTGAAFLRDPALRNVVNVRASYEQETEAWIAHLTKDLGITRVAVFYQDDSFGRAGLAGVTKALEKRDLKVVAEGKYLRNTTAIKRALLSIRAGDPQAIAMIGTYKASAKFIKLARQLNIDVVFLNISFVGSKALATELDGNGEKVYVTQVVPFPTDNSIPLVVQYKKSLRNLNSSLEPGFVSLEGYIAGKLVVAILQRLGNKPTREGFIDQIDRKAQFELGGIDLVFGPDDNQGMEGVFLTEILAGGKYNAIEELPND comes from the coding sequence TTGATAAAAAAACTTTGTGAAAGCGCTCGCCCAATCTTGCTTGCAGCTTTTTGTCTTGGTGCGTCATTGGAATTTTCTCGGTTTTCATATGCGGAAACCGGTATTAGTGACACAGAAATTCTATTTGGCCAATCTGCTGCAATTGAAGGGCCTGCTTCTGCACTTGGGCAGGGCATGCGGGATGGTATTTTGGCAGCTTTCCATGAAGCAAATGAAATGGGAGGGGTTCACGGTCGCCGCCTGGCCTTAAAATCCTATGATGATGGTTATGATCCGGGAAAAGCGATTGAGAACGTTAACCAGCTTTTGGAAGTCGATAAGGTCTTTGCCCTAATAGGCGGTGTCGGAACACCAACAGCGAAAGCAGTTCAGCCAATCGCAACCCATGCCAATATTCCTTTTATCGCCCCTTTTACCGGCGCGGCGTTTTTACGAGATCCTGCGTTGCGAAATGTTGTGAATGTCCGTGCTTCTTATGAGCAGGAAACAGAAGCCTGGATAGCGCATCTTACCAAAGACTTGGGGATAACACGGGTCGCGGTTTTCTATCAGGACGATTCCTTTGGGCGAGCAGGCCTTGCAGGGGTCACGAAGGCGCTTGAAAAAAGAGATTTGAAAGTTGTTGCTGAAGGTAAATATCTGCGTAATACGACTGCGATTAAAAGAGCCTTGCTGTCAATTCGCGCCGGTGATCCACAAGCTATCGCCATGATCGGAACATACAAAGCAAGCGCAAAATTCATAAAATTAGCCCGCCAATTGAACATTGATGTTGTGTTTTTGAATATTTCATTCGTAGGCAGTAAAGCTTTGGCAACTGAACTGGATGGGAATGGGGAGAAAGTCTATGTCACTCAAGTGGTTCCTTTTCCAACGGACAATAGTATTCCCTTGGTTGTCCAATATAAAAAATCCCTAAGAAACTTAAACTCTTCCTTGGAACCCGGGTTCGTGTCGCTGGAGGGGTACATAGCGGGTAAGTTGGTTGTCGCAATTTTGCAGAGGTTGGGAAACAAGCCGACCCGTGAAGGGTTTATTGACCAAATAGATCGAAAAGCACAATTTGAACTGGGTGGAATTGATCTTGTGTTCGGTCCTGACGATAATCAGGGCATGGAGGGGGTGTTTTTGACAGAAATACTTGCCGGAGGAAAATATAACGCAATAGAAGAACTTCCAAATGATTGA
- a CDS encoding flavin-containing monooxygenase, whose translation MTKNSYDVVVVGAGFAGLYMLHNLRNRGFSVKVFEAGGDIGGTWYWNRYPGARCDVESLEYSYQFSDELQQEWVWSERYATQGEILRYAHHVADRFDLRRDIQFDTHIAEMDFDEASNSWKTTTSDGETVVSRFCVMATGCLSSTNIPSIEGRNTFSGGTYHTGNWPHTEPDFTGKKVGIIGTGSSGVQSIPLIAEQAEHLYVFQRTPSYAIPAYNGPYDPEYERERKANYKFYREEAKNSRSGFLLAINEDMAMDVSDAERQAVYEKRWKRGGLTFLGAFNDLLTNKEANDTAADFVRGKIHDVVDDPKIAEKLSPQTVVGCKRMCVDTNYYQTYNRENVTLLDVSEQPIDAITETGIRRGGIEIELDELVFATGFDAMTGALAKINIQGRNKTTLKEKWAEGAKTYLGVAISGFPNLFIITGPGSPSVLANMMPAIEHHVEWISDCINHCRDTNCNRVEASNDAEEAWVAQTNELASHTLFPTCNSWYLGANIPGKPRIFMPYLGFQRYLAACEEIVNEGYKGFSLS comes from the coding sequence ATGACCAAAAATAGCTATGACGTCGTTGTCGTGGGCGCCGGGTTCGCCGGTTTGTACATGCTGCATAACCTGCGTAATCGAGGCTTTTCAGTAAAAGTTTTTGAAGCTGGAGGAGACATTGGCGGCACCTGGTATTGGAATCGCTATCCCGGAGCGAGATGTGATGTGGAAAGTCTCGAATATTCTTATCAGTTCTCAGATGAGTTACAGCAAGAATGGGTCTGGTCGGAACGGTATGCAACGCAGGGCGAAATTTTAAGATATGCTCATCATGTGGCGGACCGGTTTGATTTGCGCAGGGATATCCAGTTTGATACGCATATTGCAGAAATGGATTTTGATGAAGCGTCGAATAGCTGGAAAACTACCACATCAGATGGTGAGACGGTTGTTTCCAGATTTTGTGTCATGGCGACAGGGTGTCTTTCGTCGACGAATATTCCATCAATTGAAGGCCGAAATACCTTTTCAGGAGGGACGTATCACACAGGAAACTGGCCACATACCGAGCCTGATTTTACCGGAAAGAAAGTCGGGATTATCGGTACTGGCTCTTCAGGGGTCCAATCTATCCCATTGATAGCTGAACAAGCCGAGCATCTTTATGTTTTTCAACGAACGCCAAGCTATGCGATACCTGCCTATAATGGGCCTTACGACCCTGAGTATGAACGCGAGAGAAAAGCAAACTATAAATTCTATCGTGAAGAAGCCAAAAATTCTCGATCCGGATTTCTCCTCGCTATTAATGAAGATATGGCGATGGACGTTAGTGATGCAGAAAGGCAGGCAGTATATGAAAAACGCTGGAAAAGGGGCGGATTAACTTTCCTGGGAGCATTCAATGATCTTCTAACAAACAAGGAAGCCAATGATACAGCCGCAGATTTTGTTCGAGGCAAAATCCACGACGTGGTTGACGATCCCAAGATTGCAGAGAAGTTATCGCCGCAAACCGTCGTTGGCTGTAAACGAATGTGCGTCGATACAAATTACTATCAAACGTATAATCGGGAAAATGTAACTTTGCTGGATGTTTCAGAGCAGCCAATTGACGCAATTACGGAAACCGGTATCCGACGTGGCGGAATAGAAATCGAGCTGGATGAGCTGGTTTTCGCAACGGGATTTGATGCCATGACCGGCGCGCTCGCAAAAATTAACATTCAAGGCAGAAATAAAACGACCTTGAAAGAGAAATGGGCTGAGGGTGCGAAAACATATCTTGGTGTCGCTATTTCCGGATTTCCAAATTTGTTTATTATAACAGGCCCTGGCAGCCCTTCTGTTCTGGCAAATATGATGCCGGCAATTGAGCATCATGTGGAGTGGATTTCTGATTGTATAAACCATTGTCGGGACACCAATTGCAATCGGGTTGAAGCGTCCAACGATGCGGAAGAGGCATGGGTTGCCCAGACAAATGAACTTGCCAGCCACACTTTGTTTCCGACGTGTAACTCATGGTATTTGGGTGCAAATATTCCTGGAAAGCCTCGCATTTTTATGCCGTATCTGGGATTTCAGCGCTATTTGGCTGCTTGTGAAGAGATTGTCAATGAGGGCTATAAAGGCTTTTCCTTGTCTTAG
- a CDS encoding adenylate/guanylate cyclase domain-containing protein, with the protein MIEDNAHRKRTFLDLKINGKLFLALSLLASMSVIAGIIAWYSFVHVSLSTDQITKQSLPEMESALKLAEYAAEISSSAPDLMVNTNMGDHRKTIETLDQRIAKLRLAIENSPIKSGDIEKWGKLNELEKELSASLTHLKNDVELRLAEKSETERNTAELARIHQSFLLTMEPLIDDAVFNFVLDGEKISAKSGDNLRALIGDSMTSVNTILAYRTNIDTAEDLLSEAIFLRDPKRLETLRGEFDQLEKAVDSLGKKLQQSESGRAYVLLGQSVLDIGQSENDIFSLKQLSFRQQDINENVISPELIEQYTYLQAAYASFQQVFSQMMMSNLQSLDSAAQKEATTSSAEINHLIDIGANTLQLLLSLRAEGNLVAGILSEAANVSDMSLIGPFQERFEASSDRIVDMLEDISESSRNNDLAASTVRLLDIGTTDNNLFETRRSELEYSKRAVESLTKNRAISLELNKEVADLVSTAKDRSVVAELHSGKVVASGKAFLILVAMASVLTALLVMVFYIRPRIIRPLENITDTMTRLAGGDTAIAIPSRDRNDELGSMANALAVFRDTAVEIQESNHRELEVTRRRLVNAIENISEGFSLYDANDRLVVCNSVYCSQFFPDQSIDLQYGKTFETIMREAADQDFIEDAVGRHEEWIAESLVNHHKPSSSYVQRRVNGRWILINERKAEDGSTVAVYSDITKIKQQEEAIAEQSTALERLSNQLAKYLSPQVYASIFEGTNRGDITSRRKKLTVFFSDIVGFTEITERLEAEDLTRILNQYLTEMSEIALAHGATIDKFVGDAIVIFFGDPESRGVKEDAVACAKMALVMKKRLQELNEEWFEIGIEKPLQSRIGINTGYCTVGNFGSSERMDYTAIGNGVNIASRLESTAATGEIRISHETYANIKDEIQCGNKNQVSVKGIKFPIATYEILNERDEALQSVNTIHEEFQNLKLDINLKDMSSAGRRKTEALLQRVLSQIAEEDNGNEKSDTKD; encoded by the coding sequence ATGATTGAAGACAATGCGCATAGAAAACGTACATTTTTAGACCTTAAAATCAATGGTAAGCTGTTCCTGGCACTGAGCTTACTGGCCTCGATGAGCGTGATTGCCGGGATAATAGCCTGGTATTCTTTTGTCCATGTTTCTCTGTCGACAGATCAGATCACAAAACAGAGCCTGCCGGAGATGGAATCCGCTTTGAAATTGGCTGAATATGCCGCCGAAATTTCTTCCTCCGCACCTGATCTGATGGTCAATACCAATATGGGAGATCATCGAAAAACAATTGAAACCCTCGATCAGCGAATTGCCAAATTAAGATTGGCCATAGAGAATTCGCCGATTAAGTCCGGTGATATTGAAAAATGGGGAAAACTGAACGAATTAGAAAAGGAATTATCCGCCAGCCTTACACATTTGAAGAATGATGTCGAATTGCGGCTGGCTGAAAAAAGTGAAACAGAAAGGAACACAGCAGAACTTGCTCGGATCCATCAGTCTTTTCTGCTGACGATGGAGCCCCTGATTGATGATGCCGTATTTAATTTTGTTCTGGACGGTGAAAAAATTTCTGCGAAAAGCGGCGATAATCTTCGGGCCCTGATCGGCGATTCCATGACTTCAGTCAATACCATTCTCGCCTATCGAACAAATATTGATACTGCTGAAGACCTGCTGTCAGAGGCAATATTCCTGAGAGATCCGAAGCGACTGGAAACCTTACGTGGCGAGTTTGACCAGCTAGAAAAAGCCGTTGACAGTCTTGGCAAAAAACTTCAACAAAGTGAAAGTGGCCGGGCTTATGTGTTGCTTGGTCAGTCTGTTCTTGATATCGGCCAGAGTGAAAATGACATCTTTTCCTTAAAGCAACTTTCTTTTCGCCAACAAGATATCAATGAAAACGTTATTTCTCCCGAATTGATTGAGCAATATACCTATCTACAAGCTGCTTATGCGAGCTTTCAACAGGTGTTTTCACAAATGATGATGTCTAATCTGCAATCTCTAGACAGTGCTGCGCAGAAAGAAGCAACAACATCATCTGCTGAGATAAATCATTTGATTGATATCGGTGCCAATACATTACAATTGTTGCTTTCGCTCCGTGCTGAAGGAAATCTCGTCGCTGGTATCTTAAGTGAAGCAGCCAATGTATCCGATATGTCATTGATCGGCCCATTTCAGGAAAGATTTGAAGCTTCCTCAGATCGAATTGTTGACATGCTTGAGGATATTTCAGAATCGTCACGGAATAATGATCTTGCAGCAAGTACGGTCCGCTTGTTGGATATTGGGACAACAGACAATAATCTCTTTGAAACACGCCGAAGTGAATTGGAATATTCAAAACGTGCTGTGGAATCACTGACCAAGAATAGGGCCATATCACTGGAACTGAACAAGGAAGTTGCTGATCTTGTTTCGACGGCAAAAGACAGAAGCGTTGTGGCTGAATTACATTCTGGAAAGGTTGTCGCTTCAGGAAAAGCCTTTCTTATACTCGTCGCCATGGCAAGTGTGTTAACAGCTTTACTCGTGATGGTATTCTACATTCGACCAAGGATAATCCGGCCGCTGGAAAATATTACAGATACCATGACAAGACTGGCGGGCGGTGATACCGCGATTGCTATTCCCTCTCGAGATAGAAATGACGAGCTGGGATCCATGGCAAATGCACTGGCAGTCTTCAGGGATACGGCGGTGGAGATACAGGAATCCAATCATCGGGAACTGGAAGTCACCCGAAGGCGTTTGGTAAACGCCATTGAGAATATTTCAGAAGGGTTTTCGTTATATGATGCGAATGACCGACTGGTTGTTTGCAATAGCGTGTATTGCAGCCAGTTTTTCCCTGATCAATCCATCGACTTGCAGTATGGCAAGACCTTCGAGACGATCATGCGAGAGGCGGCGGATCAGGATTTCATTGAAGACGCTGTTGGGCGGCATGAAGAGTGGATTGCGGAAAGTCTTGTGAACCACCATAAACCTTCAAGTTCATATGTTCAGCGGCGGGTTAACGGGCGCTGGATTTTGATCAATGAACGTAAAGCGGAAGACGGTAGTACCGTAGCGGTATATTCCGATATTACGAAAATCAAGCAGCAGGAAGAGGCCATTGCTGAGCAATCTACCGCGCTGGAGCGGTTGTCGAACCAGCTTGCAAAATATCTGTCACCGCAGGTTTATGCGTCTATTTTTGAAGGAACCAACCGCGGCGATATTACGAGCAGGCGTAAAAAACTAACAGTATTTTTCTCTGATATCGTTGGCTTTACAGAGATTACGGAGCGTCTTGAAGCTGAAGACCTTACGCGAATTCTCAATCAGTATTTAACGGAAATGTCCGAGATTGCATTAGCACATGGCGCGACAATTGATAAATTTGTCGGAGATGCGATTGTTATATTTTTTGGTGATCCTGAAAGCCGTGGTGTCAAGGAAGATGCCGTTGCCTGTGCAAAAATGGCACTTGTCATGAAAAAACGTTTACAGGAACTGAATGAGGAGTGGTTCGAGATTGGTATAGAAAAACCGCTTCAGAGTCGCATTGGGATCAATACCGGATACTGCACAGTTGGAAATTTTGGGAGTTCAGAACGAATGGATTATACAGCGATTGGGAATGGAGTAAATATTGCCTCTCGTTTGGAATCAACGGCAGCAACGGGAGAAATACGAATTTCCCATGAAACCTATGCAAATATCAAAGATGAAATACAATGTGGAAACAAAAACCAAGTATCAGTTAAAGGTATCAAATTTCCGATTGCGACTTATGAGATATTGAATGAGCGGGATGAAGCATTGCAATCCGTTAATACTATCCATGAAGAATTCCAGAATCTGAAGCTGGACATTAATTTGAAGGATATGTCATCGGCAGGCCGCCGAAAAACAGAAGCTCTTCTTCAAAGAGTGTTGTCGCAAATTGCCGAAGAAGACAACGGCAACGAAAAGAGTGACACCAAAGACTAA